The Gammaproteobacteria bacterium nucleotide sequence GTCCAAAGGGTCGCAAGGCAGAGGATGGTGTGATTCCGTCACGGTACCCACTTAAAGAAACGAAATCTCATCGCTACGAATGCCGAAATGAATGGAACGTACGGGATTCTGACGCGAGCCTTATTCTGATCTGTGGCGAACTGGAGGGAGGTACAGCACTTACGGTGGCGTTTGCCAAGGACTGGGGCAAACCCTATTTTGTTGTTGAGCTTGAAGCTCCGAACGCTCTTGAGAGGATTCGAGAGTGGCTCGAAAGTCACGGGGTCCGGACATTGAATGTTGCAGGGCCCAGGGAAAGCAAGGTGCCGGGGATCAATCAGCGCGCTGCGGCGTTTCTGCGACAGGTTTTCGAGAGATGACGCCTATTCAGACAGAGGGTCGCTCGCCCAACACGGACTCACTCAGGCGTCTTTTTTACCGCCTCCTCCCTTTTCTTGGTTTGCTCTGCGGCCAGCCGGTATGCGATGTAGTACTTATAGATATTGCTTACATATTGGACGGTCTCGCGTCCGATACGCTTGGCAGCTACGATCTTCACATTTCGAAACCACCGGTTGGGGTCTAGTCTCATCTTCGGCGCCTCCTTCCGCAGCCTTGCGACTTTTGCCGGCCCGGCGTTATACGCTGCGAAGGTAAAGAGCCATTGATCCAG carries:
- a CDS encoding lytic transglycosylase F — its product is LDQWLFTFAAYNAGPAKVARLRKEAPKMRLDPNRWFRNVKIVAAKRIGRETVQYVSNIYKYYIAYRLAAEQTKKREEAVKKTPE
- a CDS encoding putative molybdenum carrier protein, which encodes MLEQIVSGGQTGVDRAALDVAMELDIPCGGWCPKGRKAEDGVIPSRYPLKETKSHRYECRNEWNVRDSDASLILICGELEGGTALTVAFAKDWGKPYFVVELEAPNALERIREWLESHGVRTLNVAGPRESKVPGINQRAAAFLRQVFER